The DNA region tttaaaggttaaaATTTCGAACCtataaactttaaattttaaCTCTACCTCTGGAGTTATTGTAATCTTATTTTTCACGAGCACTtgattatactccctccgttcacttatacttgacatgttttgacttttcacgccccttaagaaataataaataaagtgcataatttatcatgatacacatattaattgatgcatattttattggatttgagaaaatgatttgaaatgagtaataaatattgtgggtataacagaaaaaaaaaattatcttctcttgatatgcgtaaaatgacaagtaaaaatgaaaatctatttttagtatacttGTCAAGTAAAAGTAAACGGATGAAGTATTTAGGAGAGACCTCTTTTTAAACCTTTCTAATTTGGTTAAATCACTGGTATTCAAAACTCGCTAACTCGATTAATTCGAATTTAATTCGAATTCGCATGAGATGATTTACTAAGAAGGAGTTGAGGTCGAGTGAGCTTTCTGTGTTCCATAATTGAGACAGAGAGTTCCAACACCATCATTAATATAGCATTCCTCTCACGTTGCCCCGTTTTTTCCTTAATGTATTAATTTTTTGTCATTTCCTATCAAATAATTATCCGTTATTAGAATTTTTTTCCCTAGCTCGAACTTAAAACTTCGAGTTCGTAATTTCTGATTGCCCTCGTGATTCATGTGATTAGCAATTAATTTACTTTGTTAGATCTGCAGTTGGCGGAACCATCCTCTTGTAATACTCCATGTGTTTCAACTAAAAGAGTAACGTGCTTAATTTGAACACGTCGATCAATTCCCGTATTCACCTACTACCTTCCCACCTCTAATTTTTTTCCAATCTTTTCACAAAATATCTAAGATTTGCGCGTTGACCCATTCGAATCTTCTCTCTTCTGCTTAGATGCTAAATTTTTTTCTAGAATTAGTTAATCAACTATAGTGTTGCTTTGATGCAAAAGCAAGAAGAATTTTTCGAGAGATTTGGTAGTACCTTTGTGGTCTCTGGATCTAGTAATGCCGGAGATCTTACATGAGGAAAGTAGTTCATCGTCATCTGCCGCTGCCGCTGCCGCCACCGCTGCAACCGCCGGCGATTTCAAGCTTAACCTTTTTGGAAAATATGAGGTAGGGAAACTCCTTGGTTGCGGCGCTTTTGCGAAAGTTTATCATGCCAGGGACGTTAGAACAAGGCAAAGCGTGGCGATTAAGACCGTAAGCAAGCAGAAGATTTTGAAAGGTGGTTTCACGGTGCATGTTAAGCGGGAGATCTCTATTATGCGGAGGTTGCGCCACCCTCATATCGTGCGCCTCCATGAGGTCCTCGCTACGAAGACGAAGATCTACTTCGTCATGGAATTCGCTAAAGGTGGAGAGCTGTTTGCTAAGGTCAGCAAAGGCCGATTTAGCGAGGATCTCAGCCGTCGATATTTTCAGCAATTAATCTCTGCCGTTGAATACTGCCACTCTCGCGGCGTGTACCACCGCGATCTGAAGCTGGAGAATCTCTTGCTTGATGAGAATTGGGATCTAAAGGTCACCGATTTCGGGCTAAGCGCAGTATCGGATCAGATCCGACCCGACGGATTCCTCCACACGCTCTGCGGCACTCCAGCTTACGTGGCACCTGAAATCCTCGAGAAGAAAGGATACGATGGAGCTAAGGTGGATATATGGTCATGTGGCATCATCCTGTTTGTGCTCAACGCTGGTTATTTACCTTTCAGTGATTCAAATCTAATGGCTATGTATCGGAAAATCTACAAAGGCGAATTTCGTTGCCCTAAGTGGACCTCACACGGGTTAAAGCTATTACTGACTCGACTACTGGACACGAATCCTCAAACTCGAATCTCCATTGAACAGATCAGAAACGATCCGTGGTTTCGAAAAGGTTTCAAAGAGGTGAAATCGCAGCTCGATGACGAATTTCAGTTCAAAAATAGCTCCGACACGAATCACGACGGCAAGTTTCTGAACGCATTTCATATAATCTCGATATCCTCAGGTGTTAATTTGACTGGATTATTGAACTGTTTAGGAGGCAGAGACAAAGTGGACGTTGAAAGGTTTGTTTCAATGGAGCCACCAGAGAGAATTACGCGGAGGATTGAGGAGGTAGCTAAATCGGAAGGGATGAGAATCACCGGAAAAAATGGCGC from Nicotiana tabacum cultivar K326 chromosome 24, ASM71507v2, whole genome shotgun sequence includes:
- the LOC107777345 gene encoding CBL-interacting serine/threonine-protein kinase 14-like, which codes for MPEILHEESSSSSSAAAAAATAATAGDFKLNLFGKYEVGKLLGCGAFAKVYHARDVRTRQSVAIKTVSKQKILKGGFTVHVKREISIMRRLRHPHIVRLHEVLATKTKIYFVMEFAKGGELFAKVSKGRFSEDLSRRYFQQLISAVEYCHSRGVYHRDLKLENLLLDENWDLKVTDFGLSAVSDQIRPDGFLHTLCGTPAYVAPEILEKKGYDGAKVDIWSCGIILFVLNAGYLPFSDSNLMAMYRKIYKGEFRCPKWTSHGLKLLLTRLLDTNPQTRISIEQIRNDPWFRKGFKEVKSQLDDEFQFKNSSDTNHDGKFLNAFHIISISSGVNLTGLLNCLGGRDKVDVERFVSMEPPERITRRIEEVAKSEGMRITGKNGAAVRVEGQNGNFVLVAEINRLTEKLVIVEVKKREIGAGPERSMWKQKFKPQLSGFFYKHDGQVSSS
- the LOC107777345 gene encoding CBL-interacting serine/threonine-protein kinase 14-like isoform X1, whose protein sequence is MPEILHEESSSSSSAAAAAATAATAGDFKLNLFGKYEVGKLLGCGAFAKVYHARDVRTRQSVAIKTVSKQKILKGGFTVHVKREISIMRRLRHPHIVRLHEVLATKTKIYFVMEFAKGGELFAKVSKGRFSEDLSRRYFQQLISAVEYCHSRGVYHRDLKLENLLLDENWDLKVTDFGLSAVSDQIRPDGFLHTLCGTPAYVAPEILEKKGYDGAKVDIWSCGIILFVLNAGYLPFSDSNLMAMYRKIYKGEFRCPKWTSHGLKLLLTRLLDTNPQTRISIEQIRNDPWFRKGFKEVKSQLDDEFQFKNSSDTNHDGGRDKVDVERFVSMEPPERITRRIEEVAKSEGMRITGKNGAAVRVEGQNGNFVLVAEINRLTEKLVIVEVKKREIGAGPERSMWKQKFKPQLSGFFYKHDGQVSSS